From Sphingobacterium bambusae:
TGTTCATCGCTTCGGCGACGGGCGATTTTGATGTCACGGATATCGTCATAAAGTTGATTCTTCAAGTCTTGTTACCTGTCATCATCGGTATTGCCCTAAACGCGCGTTTTGGAGCCACGGCCGAGAAATATAAGAAACAGCTCAAAATGTTCGATCAGGCAGTTATCCTCACCATCATTTATACTTCATTTTGTAAGTCATTTTCCGAACACCTTTTTGAAGGTTTCACCGCCCTTGAACTTGCCGGGCTCGCCATGGGAATGATGGTTTTGTTTTTTGCCGTATTCCTTTGTATCGGCCTACTCAGTCGCTTGTTTGGCTTCTCAGATGAAGACCGTATTACCGTCTTATTCTGTGGTTCTAAAAAATCTTTGGTACACGGCACTGTCATGTCGAAAGTGCTGTTTCAGCACAGCACCATCACCGGCATCGTATTGCTACCACTCATGCTCTACCATGCCCTGCAATTGATTGCTGCCAGCATCATAGCGCAGCGTATGGCTCGACGGAAAGAAGGATAACTTTTTTAGGTCTGCCCCGTCTATTCTTTTTTCGCAAAAGAATACTATTCAGAGAATCAATCTGTGAGGCAATTTCTATATTCATTCGTTAGTCCGTAGCGTCAACATGTTGACATCTACGGACTAGCGAATGAACAAACTTTACCGGCTTCCGATTAACACTTTATAGCCCTAAATCGCAAATTCTTTACGAATAATTTCTGCTCCTGCGCTTAAAGCACTTAACTTACCTCGTGCTACGTCGCGAGACAAAGGAGCCATACCACAGTTTGTCGAAGGGTAAAGGTTTTCTATATCCACAAACTCAAGCGTTTTACGCAGGGTATTAGCTACTTCTTCAGGAGTTTCGATCGTGTTGCTTGCCACATCAATGGCACCGACCATTACCTTCTTCCCACGAACCAGTTCAATTAAATTTAAAGGCACATTCGAGTTGTGGCATTCCAACGATACGATATCAATATTAGATTTCTGTATTTTCGGAAAAATCTCTTCGTATTGACGCCACTCGGATCCTAATGTCTTTTTCCAGTCGTTATTCGCCTGTATACCATAGCCGTAGCAGATATGCACTGCAGTCTCGCATTTTAAGCCTTCAATGGCTCTTTCTAGCGCTGCCATGCCCCAATCGTTAACTTCGTCAAAAAACACATTGAATGCAGGTTCATCAAACTGAATAATATCTACCCCTGCCTCTTGCAGCGCTCTTGCTTCCTCATTGAGTGCCTTCGCGAATTCCCAAGCCAATTTTTCTCGGCTTTTATAATGGTCATCGTATAACGTATCCACCATAGTCATAGGCCCCGGTAAAGCCCATTTTATAGGTTTATTAGTCTGCTGACGTAAGAATTTAGCATCATCAACAAAGACTGCTTTTTGACGAGCAACCTCCCCCACAACAATAGGAACACTCGCATCATAACGATCACGAATTTTTACGACTTTTCGATTTTCAAAGTCTACACCACTTAAGTGTTCGATAAAAGTGGTCACAAAATGTTGACGTGTTTGCTCACCATCACTAATGATATCAACCCCTGCCAATTGCTGCTCTTGCAACGAAATACGCAAAGCATCTTGTTTTCCCTCGATTAACTGATCGCCCTCTAACTTCCAAGGTGACCATAGCTTCTCCGGTGGTGCAAGCCAAGCGGGTTTCGGTAAACTTCCCACAATTGAGGTGGGCACTAATTTCTTCATATAAAGCGTATTTTAATATATTATATTGATGAAAGAGCGAAGTTGGTAGACCACTCTTCTAAAGCACTTCTGTGCGGTTTAATGAAATGCTCTTCTGCAAATTTACCTTGTTGTATAGCTAACTGACTGCGCTCTTCTCGGTTGTACACAATTTTTGTTAACGAATGGTCCTGATTTTTCAAACTAGGCTTATAACACACACCTGCGGCAGCATTAGCATTATAAATTTCAGGTCTGTAAATCCTCTGAAACGTTTCCATTGTACTAATGGTGCTAATTAATTCAAGATTTGTATAATCAGCTAGTAGGTCTCCAAAGAAGAAGAATGTCAAAGGTGCGGCGCTATTAGCTGGCATAAAATACCTGACCTGCAAGCCCATTTTTTTGAAGTATTGCTCTGTTAAAGATGAATCATTGGGCAGGTATTCATAACCTAATATCGGATGATGATTTCCTGTCCGATTATACGTCTTATTATCGGATACACTCAAACAGATAACAGGCGCTTTGTTAAAATGCTGTTTGTACGTTTCTGAAGCCACAAAATGCTTGAATATATTGCCATGTAGATCCCCAAAACCTTCAGGAATGCTAAATTTATCTTTACCCTTGTTATGCTCTAACAGCAATACGCTAAAATCATAATCGCGCACGTAAGAGGAAAAGTTATTTCCAACAATACCCTCAATGCGTTTGCCGGTATAGTGGTCGATAATATGCGTTTTTAAAATCTCAATTGATGGGAATGTCGTACCGCTACCATCGATATCAATATCAACAGAAACAATCTCTAATTCAACTGCATAGCGATCGCCATTAGGATTATCCCAATTTGCCAAGCTATTAAAACGATTATTTATCATATTAATAGTATTGCGCAAATTTTCTTGACGACTTTCGCCTCTTGCCAAGTTAGCAAAGTTGGTCGTGGTACGTGTACTATTGGCTGGTATATAGTCCTCATTAAAATAAATGCTCTTTAAGGAGAACGTAAAATCAGATTTGATGGCATGCAGCGTGTTTTCCATATCTTCGTTTAATTTATTCTTGAATTCTCCTTCATGATCATCTTCATGCTATTAAATTCAGTTATTTTGTCTTACAAATTTCAAAATAAAAGATGAATTAATCTAATTTACCTTCAAATCAGACAATTATTCTTTTACAGCGTTTGCAAAAGATAAATATACTTTTTCCGACCATAAAAACTAAATAAAACAGATAATTTTTCTTGGCAGACTTAGCAGTATTCGACTTTGGGCTGTCTAAAATACCGCTTCCCTATTAGTACCAGGCCTTTGTGAAAAAACATGAATGTGCAGATCTTAGGTTATCCGCCGACAAAGTGGGATCGCAAACAGTACACGATTGAACCGAACAAAATCGATATTCAGGATTTTATAATTCGAAAAACCAAATAAATCAGGTAAATTAACCTCGTTTTACCGTTCATGCAAAACAAAAAACTATAAAAAAGCTAAAAATAACGATATGAAAGAAAATCAGTCTGTAGATGGTGTAGATAGCATTGACCTACAATTACTAAACATACTGCATAATAACTCAAATATCACGACAAAGGAACTTGCACAAATGGTAAACCTTTCTGCCTCGCCGGTATTTGAACGCGTAAAACGTTTGGAAAAAAAAGGTTATATTAAAAAATACATTGCCATACTGGATGCCGAAAAGCTAAATCAGGGCTTTACGGTATTTTGTAACATTAAACTAAAACAGCACGACCGCAGCATAGGGCATAGATTTGTAGAAGATATCATGGAAATTGACGAGATTATAGAATGCTACAACATTTCCGGCGACTATGATTTCCTTTTAAAGGTAACCGTGCGCGACATGAAACATTACCAGGATTTTGTGTTTAACAAGCTTGGTTCTGTCGATAGTATAGGCAGTACACACAGTACTTTCGTTATGGCTGAAATAAAAAACACGTATGGCGCATCAGTGATCTAGCAGAGCTTTGCTGAAAGCATTATTTATATATCATGAAGCATCCATGAAATCCAATGCTCGTCTCACAAACGCATCGCTCCGGTTTTTCACTTTAAAGTAAGCCTCTCTGCCGAAGTAAAAGCGTCCCACCAATGCTTCAATATCGCTCTCGATAACTTTTCGAAGATCATTCTTCTTCCGATCAGATATCAAAAATCCTTCTCCACGAACGAAGTCAATGAATCGATGATACTCATTATCCGGCAAATGGTAACCCTGAAGAAAATTATCAATCGAATAAGCTGGCAGCTTCTTGGTAAAACGCGCATAAACAAATTGCTCGATAAAGCTATATTGAATCAAATCTTGGTAGAACAAGCTCAAAGCGTTGGAATCAACCGGAACCACCACATCGGGCAGGATACCGCCCCCACTATACACCGGCTTACCAGCTTGGGTTTTAAAGGTTTTTCCATGCGCATAGAGTGTATCCAGCGCCCATAGGCCTTCATACATATTATTGAAATCGACCATATTGGACCAATTCGGACTATATTTCTTTTGGATACTTCTACCTAAGGGTGTAAAGTAACGAGCGATACTAAGATTTACTGTCGAGCCATCAGAAAAATCATACTGCTCCTGAACAATACCTTTGCCATAGGATCTTCTACCAATGATTGCTCCACGATCCCAATCTTGCACGGCACCTGCTACGATCTCACTGGCGGATGCCGTATTTTCATTGATCAAAACAGCCAGCTCTCCACTGGAAAAATTACCACCCTCATCGGAGAAATAATCTTGTTTCTCTTCGTGTGCACCCTCCGTATAAACAACCAACCGTCGATCACTGAAAAACTCACTCGCCATCTTGATGGCCATATGAAAATAACCTCCACCATTGTCTCGAAGGTCGAGAATAAGCTTCTTGGCACCTTGCTTTTTCAACTCCACCACCGCTTGACGGAACTCATCACCGGTGTTAATACCGAACCTTCGTACCTTGACATACCCAACCCCTGGCCGTATCATGTAGACCACGTCCAACGAACTTACCGTTACCTGATCGCGCACCACTTTAATTGGTTTTGGTAGTTCGTCGAAATCTCGTTTAATATGAATGTTTAGGGAAGTACCCCGTCGGCCACGAATAAGTTTCTCCACGCTTTCTCTGGAAATATTGATTCCTGCGACCGTTTTGTTGCCAATCTTCAACAGTTTATCACCCACACGAAAGCCTGCTTTTTCCGCAGGTCCACCACTGATCAAGGAAACGATCATCAGGGTGTCATTCAAATTGAAATATTCCATTCCAATCCCTTCAAATGTACCTTCTAAGATTTCCGTTTGCCGTTGTGATTCATTTGGCACGAGATAACTGGAATAAGGATCCAGATGCGAAATGATGTGGTTGATGGCACCATTCTGCACGGAGTCTACATTAACACTATCCACATAACTGTCGGCCACCAAGTCCAACAGCTGTTGTATCTTCCAAGTATTATTGGATAAACCAATGGGCACCAAACTATTCCCAGGCTTGCTGCCCTGCTCGTCCACATAGTTCTGTCCCAACAGGATGCCCAGTAGCAACACTGCGGCGTATGTAGCTGCGACAAATAGATTTCGTTTAGTACCTTTCTGCATGTATAAATTCGTTTGCAAAATTAAATAGTTTTCTTCAATTTGCGCGGTAAATTAACACGTATTTGCTTAAAATACACTTAAAAACGACTATTGTTTCGTAATGATCCCGTAATATTTGAAAGTGCTGGCAGATAATTTCTTTTTTCCATTTCACATCAGCAATTTTGCATGTAACTTTATCCATCGTTGGACAACTAAAAGACATCAGCTTTGCACGAAATAGAACCCTACTATAATTGGCGCGACGATTACATCGCAGCAGAAGACGAGAAATCGCCATTTTACGGCGTCATTTATAGCGAATTTGAATTTGATAAGAAGATCTATAACTTTCTCCTCCATCCGCAATGGGACGATTTTGGATCCCAAACCTTATACATCAAGATTCTCTATGTTGATTATGATAAGGGATTTTGCATTATGGAATTTATCGGAGAATGGAATGACGCCATTTACAACGACATCATGCTCTTAAAACGCGAAGTCATTGACATGCTTATCGCCGAAGGTATCGACAAATTTCTATTGATCGGAGAGAATGTGCTTAATTTTCATGGATCGGACGATTCCTATTACGAAGAGTGGTATGAAGACAGTAGCGATGGTTGGATTGTGGCCCTGAATTTTAGGGAGCACGTCATACAGGAATTTAAATCGCACGGCATCGATTACTACATACATTTTGGCGGCGAGTTAAACACCTTTCCTTGGCGCACATTGAAGCCAAAACAACTGTACCACCATATTCAGGAGCGCATCAACAAAAGGCTCGGGATGTAGCGATACGTACAAATGAGCGGGGTAATTGTACCCGCTTCTCTATTATTTTCATTAACTTTGTTAGCAAATAAATACGTTAAAATTATGTCATTCAGAATAGAAAAAGACACGATGGGCGAAGTACAGGTTCCTGCAGATAAATACTGGGGAGCACAGACTGAGCGTTCACGTAACAATTTTAAGATTGGACCTTCGGCATCTATGCCAAAAGAAATTATCGAAGGCTTTGCCTACCTTAAGAAAGCAGCTGCCTATGCAAATCATGAGCTTGGTGTCCTACCGGTAGAAAAACGCGATGCCATTGCAGCTGTTTGTGATGAAATTCTCGCTGGAAAACTTGACGATGAGTTTCCGCTGGTTATTTGGCAAACAGGATCTGGCACCCAATCCAACATGAATGTGAATGAGGTTGTCGCCAACCGCGCGCAAGTGTTGGCTGGCGGAAAGATAGGCGAAGGGGAACCCGTATTAAAAGCGAACGATGATGTGAACAAATCCCAATCATCGAACGACACATTCCCTACAGGCATGCACATCGCTGCCTACAAAGCCGTAGTTGAAGTTACTATTCCAGGTGTAGAAAAATTGCGCGATACGTTGCAACGCAAATCGGACGAATTCATGCAGGTCGTGAAAATTGGACGTACCCATTTAATGGATGCTACACCAGTGACATTGGGCCAAGAACTATCCGGCTATGTTGCCCAGTTGAACTACGGTATCAAAGCGGTAAAGAATACGCTCGCTCACCTATCCGAACTAGCGTTGGGCGGTACTGCTGTAGGAACCGGATTGAATGCGCCCAAAGGATATGATGTCTTGGTCGCAAAATATATTGCCGAATTTACGAGCTTGCCATTCGTGACCGCTCCAAATAAATTTGAGGCTCTAGCGGCACACGATGCAATCGTAGAGACACATGGCGCCTTAAAACAGCTTGCCGTGTCCTTAAACAAAATTGCTAACGACATCCGTATGTTGGCGTCTGGCCCGCGTTCAGGTATCGGCGAGATATTGATCCCGGAAAATGAACCCGGATCGTCCATCATGCCAGGAAAGGTAAACCCTACGCAATGTGAAGCCCTAACGATGGTTGCTGCACAGGTAATGGGTAACGATGTTGCCATCACTATTGGAGGCACGCAAGGACATTATGAATTGAATGTATTCAAACCTGTCATGGCCGCCAATTTCCTACAGTCGGCGCGCTTAATCGGTGATGCCTGTGTGTCTTTTGAAGAACATTGCGCGATCGGAATCGAGCCAAATTACGCCCGCATTGAGGAATTGGTAAACAACTCCCTTATGCTTGTTACAGCATTAAACACGAAAATTGGGTATTACAAAGCGGCTGAAATCGCACAAACAGCCCACAAAAACAACTCCACCCTAAAGGAGACAGCCATTGCTTTAGGCTATGTAACGGCTGAAGAATTTGACGAATGGGTAAAACCAGCAGACATGGTTGGAAGCTTAAAATAAATAGGTGATAGATCTATCCGGACAAAAGATAAAGATAACAGCATGCTTGACGATTATGGCGAGCATGCTGTTTGTTGTAAGCAGCTGTGTGCGTCATTCGGAAATGCAAACCGAAGGAGCTGACTTCCTGCAAGGTGTTTGGGTGCAGGACAGTATTCCGCATCAGTCCCAAATGATGGATTACACCTTGCACGAATTTAAGTTTATTTGCGACTCGGTATATACAACGATGCATGTTAATGCTAGCGTGCAGCGCATTCCCGACTCCTGCTACAAAGATGGCGAATGGACCGAGTATGCGAAAGGAGTCTATGTGATGCGTGGCGATAGCTTGATTGGCGAAGGCATTTACACCAAAGAGAACGGCAAATACAAGACGGCAGGATGCTATAAAACAGGCACCTACCTACCTCGTTACCGTGTCGCTTACCATGATGCAGATTCGTTGGTTCTAGAAAGTCGCTTTGACCAAAGACGCCTCGTCCTGCGTAAAATACATAGCATATCTTGTGTGCCCAAACGGCGGTGGGAAGATTAAGAATCTAGATCAATATAAAAAGCGTTTGTCCGACATGAACAAACGCTTTTTTTATCAAACACGGATCTCTGTCCTATGGACAGATGCCATTAATTGATCAATTTATTATCATCGGTAGATGACTTCAACAAATGTGTTTTCAAGTCGCTCTCGGCTTGAATCAATTCCTGCTCCACGACTTTACGCTTCTCACGTCCTTCACGCTGTATCTGCAGCACCTGCTCAATGGTAGAAACGATATCCTGATTAGCCTTCTTGATCGTCTCGATATCAACGATGCCACGCTCGGTTTCTTTTGCAATATTGATTGTCGATTCCTTCAACATTTCCGAATTCCTCCGCAGCAGCTCATTAGTGGCATCAGTCACCGCTTTTTGAGCTTCCAACGCTTTTTGCGAATGAGCAATACCAAGCGTCAATACCATTTGGTTTTTCCATAAAGGAATAGTATTCACCAATGACGACTGAATTTTCTCCATCAAGGAAGAACTGTTATTCTGTATCAAACGGATTTGTGGAGCAGTTTGCAAGACGACCATCCGCGTTAGCTTAAGGTCATGCACCTTACGCTCAAAACGTACAACATGTTGTTCCATGTCTTTATATTGCTGAATCTTATGCTGATCGCCAGACTCTTCCGCCTCGGCCTTCATTTGCGGTAAGGTGACGCTGTGCACTTCCTCCAACTTCTCTTCACCAGCAGCAATATACAGCGATAGTTCCTTGAAGAAATTTTGGTTTTCGACAAACAGTTTATCGAAGATGTTGACGTCCTTCGCCAGATTCTTGTAGTGGCCTTCCAACTTAAGCTCAATCTGATGAATGTTTTTCTCTACACTTTGGTACTCTGTACGCATACGTTGCAACTTCTTCTTCAGATTGTCGAAAAATGGTATCAAAGGCTTTTTATTCAGATTCTCATCAAACGATTTGATGTCGGAACGAAGGTTTAGGAGAATATCCTCTGCCCCACCCATATCCTTAGTACGCACCTGCTTTAAGATCTCATTGGAGAAATTACTCACCTTAGTTTGACTTCCCACGCCATATTGAATGACGTCGGTGGTCGAGGTCAAGTTAATCTTGCTCTTATATTGTTGAATTTGGGATTTCTCCTCATCGGTAAAATTTACAGCTACCGACTTGTTCTTATCTTTCTGGTTTTCTTCGTATGTGGTTAAATCGAGATTTGCCATCATCTATTCGTTTAAAAGGTTTCTATTTTTTAAGCTTTGAATGTATACATCTGTTTCCGCAGATACATCTAAAATACCAGATTTAAACTGGTTGGTCACTTCCTGCTCTATCGCTATTGCGGCTTTCGCAATAACATCTTCTAACTTTTTCTTCGACTCCATCGTCACGCTGTTATTCAGTCGCGAGTTTTCGATCTCGTCATATTTCATCAAGACGTTAACCACGGTAGCATGTCGCACCAAAAATTTCTCAGCTTCCATCTTGTCGTTACTTTCCAAGAGTTGAAAAAGATGTATTATTTTATCTATGTTTTGATGGATCGCTCGATTATCGATCTCCTTTCTCCAATGGATAAGTCGCTCGATGAACAGCTGCGGCGTGTCCAGCACCGCTTGTGGCAGCTGCTGCACCCGATTGCGCGAGGCCGCCGTTGGAATCCAAGCCAACGGCCGGATCTCAGCGAGCTCCAAACGTTGTAGGTAGGGCTTCGCGCGGTTTAACAGCAGACCATTACCAACGATATAGGATGTCACAGATCCGCCCAATGTAAGCAACATCGCCTGCGACAACGTCCCAAAAAAATAGATGAAAGACGCAAATAACGCCAGCTCTACCATCAATAGTGCGATTCCCATGGCATACCAAGAGCGTATTTTACTCTTGCGCGCCTGGTTAAGCATTACAAATGGAAAAATATGGACAGGCAAGGGAACGAACATCACAATAGATATGAAGGTCCAGGTCAATTGCTGTAGCTCCCAGCGTCTAGATTTCTTTGTAGCGAATCCCATTCTGCAATTTACTTATTTTTTTTAATTCCTTATGCTATAACTTAGTAGCTTTGATCAATTCTCATTCCAATGCCAGCGATCGGCACAAAACCCCCTTTTCCGAATACTGTTTTATGCTCCGAGACAGACAAACTGACCACTTAACAAGGTCTAATCCACTAACCACGGAAAAAATAGCAGCTTATCCGATCAAAAAATAAATTACCTTTAGCCATGCAAAAGCCGATTCCATACCTCGTCACGCTACGAATACTTGCTACTTTTCTAGTTATCCTGATCCACGCCTCTACCGGATACTTGAATCAATTTAACGCCACCTCCTTGGAGTGGAATTATGCCAACGTCCTGAACAGTATGTCTCGATTCTCGGTTCCCCTATTCCTCATGATCTCTGGAGCGCTGCTATTGAACAAACAGGAAGACAGTTTGGTTTTTTACAGAAAACGCATGACTCGGATTCTATGGCCTTTCCTATTTTGGATCGCGGTATACCTGCTGTATTATTTTTACAGGTATACCAACTTTGAAGTACTGCCCGCTCAGCGCGTTATCGAGATCAGCATCGACAAGATACTACATGGTCCCAGCGCACATCTATGGTTTCTATACATGATCCTAGGTGTATACCTCGCTATCCCTTTTCTCCGGATCCTCGTGCAACACGCATCACACCGCGACCTCTATATCCTGTTGGGTCTATGGGCGGCATCACTGCTTATCATGAACAAAAGCTACGCTTCCTACATGCCAAAAATTGACCTCACATTCTTTTCCGGTTACCTAGGCTATACTTTGTTGGGCTATCTTTTGGCAAATAGAGAATGGAGGATTTCCACTCCTGTGCTCATCATCTCCATCCTACTGCTCATCCTATTTAACACCTTGGGAACTTGGCAATACAGTGCATCGATTAACAAGTTTTCTCCTGCTTTTTACGGCTACCTCGGGCCGAACAACGCGGTGCTAGCTAGCCTCGTATTCCTACTTTGCAAGAGGCTTTGCGTACAACCTCCTTCCTCTTGGCTTCAAACACTAGACAACCACAGCTTTGGCATCTATCTGGTGCACATCATCGTGCTTAACTATGTTCATCCATTGGTTAACCTGCCAATCTTCTATAAAATTCCGATCGCTACGCTGGTAACCTTTATCGGGTCCTTTGTGGCCACCTACTTGATTCGAAAAATACCTTATGGAAGCGTTATCAGTGGCTAATTGCATCTGTCCGCGTCCTTGAACGTCGTCTGCCACGGCCAAACAAAACGTGCGCAATAAATGCCAACGCGCTAAATGTTGTACCGACGATACAAACGCCTGCCCAACCGTTGTACTGCCAAGCAAGTGCTGCCAAATAAGTTCCCAATGAGCCTCCTATAAAATAACAGACCATATAGACGGTATTCAACCTGCTCGTTGCGTCAGTCGGAATAGAGAAATAATCTGTCTGGTTCATAATATGGGAACTTTGGAGACCAAGGTCGACCAAGATAATTCCGATGATCAAGCCCGTATAGGTGTGCTGCCCAAAATAAATGAAAGCCCAGCTGAGCAATAGGATTAGAATCGCTCCATAAATCAACTGGTACACGGAGAAACGCTGGTTAAATCGCCCCACAAACGCGGCTGCAAATGCGCCTACGGCACCAATAAGCCCAAAACTCCCCACCACGGAAGATCCCGCATGGAAAGGAGCTCCTTCCATATGAAAGACCAAAGTAGTGAATACCGCCGACATCGCGCCAAATCCCATTGCTCCCCGAAAGGAAGCCAATTGCAGCTTAGGTTCGGTTTTTGCCAAATGCCATACCGATTTCATTAACGATCCGTATGAACCTTTAAAATTAGGCTTTATCTCGGGTAGAAAAAACCACACCAACAACCACGTTAATACCATCGTCCCCGCAGCCAATTCAAACATGGATCGCCATCCCCAATACTCCCCGACGATACCGCTCAGAAAACGAGATAACAGGATACCCATGAGCAAACCCGACATCACCAAGCCAATACTGGAGGATTTCTTTTCAGGAGTAGCCAACACCGCGGCCATAGGCACAAAAATCTGCGGAATAACGGAAGTAACCCCGATAAGAAAACTAGCGATGTAGAGTAGCCAAAGTTGTTGTGCAAAAGCCATCAACAGCAATGCCGCGATAACGAACAGCAAATCGATTAATATCAGTCGCTTACGAAGCAATTTATCGCCTAGTGGCACAATAAACAAAAGACCACAGGCATAGCCCAATTGTGTCAGTACAGAAATCTTGCTTACCGTTCCCTCAGCCACTTTAAAATCGCTGGCTATTAAGCCTAACAAGGGTTGATTATAATAGTTGTTTGCCACCACCAAGCCTGACAAGATCGTCATTAGCCAGAGAACAGTGCTGGTAAGTTGGGGTTTTGTTTCTTCGGTATGCATACAGTGGTATCTAGAGGCGCCAAGGTAACCAATAAACAAAAAGCCCACAACCAATGTGTGGGCTTTAAACTGTAATTTTACATTACGCTTTCTTTTTATAGATATAATTATCTGCTAAGTCACCTTCGATCACTTTTCCGTCTTGATCCAAATGAAACAGTTGGTTCTCGCCCACCTTCAACTTAAGGTCGGTGTCCTTTCCTTTCAGGTGGATGACCGATCCGTTATCATGCCACATAATCTTACCATTGTCTTCGATCGTTTTCCCGCGATCTAAATATTCACTGCTAATCCGGAAGGTTTCATCCTTATTAATGACGATGCTTGTCTTAATCCCGGGACAGTCGGCACAAGGGATTGTTGCTTCATATGTTCCGGCCCAATCAATAGATTTTTGAGAGTTATCGCCAGTAGTTACTGCTTCGCTCCCTACCGAAGAGGTATCAGTCGATCCAGTCTCTCCAGAGGATGACAAATCCACGCAAGAGAACAAAGATGTACAAATAAGGACTAAACCCAACATTTTTTTCATAACA
This genomic window contains:
- a CDS encoding toxic anion resistance protein produces the protein MMANLDLTTYEENQKDKNKSVAVNFTDEEKSQIQQYKSKINLTSTTDVIQYGVGSQTKVSNFSNEILKQVRTKDMGGAEDILLNLRSDIKSFDENLNKKPLIPFFDNLKKKLQRMRTEYQSVEKNIHQIELKLEGHYKNLAKDVNIFDKLFVENQNFFKELSLYIAAGEEKLEEVHSVTLPQMKAEAEESGDQHKIQQYKDMEQHVVRFERKVHDLKLTRMVVLQTAPQIRLIQNNSSSLMEKIQSSLVNTIPLWKNQMVLTLGIAHSQKALEAQKAVTDATNELLRRNSEMLKESTINIAKETERGIVDIETIKKANQDIVSTIEQVLQIQREGREKRKVVEQELIQAESDLKTHLLKSSTDDNKLIN
- a CDS encoding acyltransferase, which codes for MQKPIPYLVTLRILATFLVILIHASTGYLNQFNATSLEWNYANVLNSMSRFSVPLFLMISGALLLNKQEDSLVFYRKRMTRILWPFLFWIAVYLLYYFYRYTNFEVLPAQRVIEISIDKILHGPSAHLWFLYMILGVYLAIPFLRILVQHASHRDLYILLGLWAASLLIMNKSYASYMPKIDLTFFSGYLGYTLLGYLLANREWRISTPVLIISILLLILFNTLGTWQYSASINKFSPAFYGYLGPNNAVLASLVFLLCKRLCVQPPSSWLQTLDNHSFGIYLVHIIVLNYVHPLVNLPIFYKIPIATLVTFIGSFVATYLIRKIPYGSVISG
- a CDS encoding MFS transporter; the protein is MHTEETKPQLTSTVLWLMTILSGLVVANNYYNQPLLGLIASDFKVAEGTVSKISVLTQLGYACGLLFIVPLGDKLLRKRLILIDLLFVIAALLLMAFAQQLWLLYIASFLIGVTSVIPQIFVPMAAVLATPEKKSSSIGLVMSGLLMGILLSRFLSGIVGEYWGWRSMFELAAGTMVLTWLLVWFFLPEIKPNFKGSYGSLMKSVWHLAKTEPKLQLASFRGAMGFGAMSAVFTTLVFHMEGAPFHAGSSVVGSFGLIGAVGAFAAAFVGRFNQRFSVYQLIYGAILILLLSWAFIYFGQHTYTGLIIGIILVDLGLQSSHIMNQTDYFSIPTDATSRLNTVYMVCYFIGGSLGTYLAALAWQYNGWAGVCIVGTTFSALAFIAHVLFGRGRRRSRTRTDAISH
- a CDS encoding copper resistance protein NlpE, with amino-acid sequence MKKMLGLVLICTSLFSCVDLSSSGETGSTDTSSVGSEAVTTGDNSQKSIDWAGTYEATIPCADCPGIKTSIVINKDETFRISSEYLDRGKTIEDNGKIMWHDNGSVIHLKGKDTDLKLKVGENQLFHLDQDGKVIEGDLADNYIYKKKA